A genomic segment from Thamnophis elegans isolate rThaEle1 chromosome 3, rThaEle1.pri, whole genome shotgun sequence encodes:
- the UHRF2 gene encoding E3 ubiquitin-protein ligase UHRF2 isoform X3 — protein MDTEDIIYRIKYDEYPESGIVEMTVHNLRPRARTILKWNELHVGDMVMVNYNVESPEERGFWFDAEITSLREISRTNKEAYAKIMLGSPEDVINDCKLCFIEEIYKIEKPGAYPLTFADGEFKRKSGPECKHCRADPDKECRFCSCYLCGGKQDAHMQLLCDECNMAYHIYCLNPPLSKIPEDEDWYCPSCKNDSNEVVKAGEKLKQSKKKAKMPSAYTDSQRDWGKGMACVGRTKECTIVPSNHYGPIPGVPVGATWKFRVQVSEAGVHRPHVGGIHGRSNDGAYSLVLAGGFEDEVDRGDEFTYTGSGGRDLSGNKRIGEHSFDQTLTHMNRALALNCDASLDDKNGAESKNWRAGKPVRVVRSSKGRRISKYAPEEGNRYDGIYKVVKYWPEIGKCGFLVWRYLLRRDDAEPAPWTTEGIERSKKLGLSLQYPEGYWEAMANKEKKDKVKKQPVKQESVEQSNGNQKRPINDDNIKQPTNTAKTMKLSDGGKGEAFQLTQEQQWLIQEDSPNQKLWDEVLKSLKEGPNFLKKLEQSFMCVCCQELVYQPVTTECLHNVCKSCLQRSFRAEVFTCPACRHDLGKGYTMIPNKILQTLLDQFFPGYSKGR, from the exons ATACCCAGAAAGTGGCATTGTGGAAATGACTGTCCATAATCTGCGGCCTCGAGCAAGAACTATTTTGAAATGGAATGAATTACATGTAGGTGATATGGTGATGGTTAATTACAACGTAGAGAGTCCAGAAGAAAGAGGATTCTGGTTTGATGCAGAAATTACCTCTTTGAGGGAAATTTCAAGGACTAACAAAGAGGCTTATGCCAAAATTATGCTGGG GAGCCCAGAAGATGTAATAAATGATTGCAAACTATGTTTTATAGAAGAAATATACAAGATTGAAAAACCAGGAGCATATCCATTGACATTTGCAGATGGAGAGTTCAAAA GGAAGAGTGGTCCTGAATGTAAACATTGCAGAGCTGACCCAGATAAAGAATGCCGATTTTGTTCTTGTTATTTATGTGGTGGAAAACAAGATGCACACATGCAACTTCTCTGTGATGAGTGTAATATGGCTTACCACATATATTGCCTGAACCCACCACTAAGCAAAATACCAGAAGATGAGGACTG GTATTGTCCTTCCTGTAAAAATGATTCTAACGAGGTTGTAAAAGCTGGAGAAAAGCTCAAACAaagtaaaaagaaagcaaagatgccCTCTGCCTACACTGACAGCCAACGTGATTGGGGCAAG GGCATGGCCTGTGTTGGCCGTACTAAGGAATGCACTATTGTTCCTTCTAACCATTATGGACCTATACCTGGTGTTCCTGTTGGAGCAACATGGAAATTTAGAGTGCAG GTGAGTGAAGCAGGTGTTCATAGACCTCATGTTGGTGGAATCCATGGACGTAGTAACGATGGAGCCTACTCCCTTGTGTTGGCTGGAGGATTTGAAGATGAAGTT GACCGAGGTGATGAATTTACTTACACTGGGAGTGGTGGAAGAGATCTTTCTGGCAATAAAAGAATTGGGGAACATTCATTTGATCAAACTTTAACACACATGAACag ggcCCTAGCTCTAAATTGTGATGCTTCATTAGATGACAAAAATGGAGCTGAGTCTAAAAATTGGAGAGCTGGGAAACCAGTTAGAGTTGTTCGCAGTTCAAAAGGTCGAAGGATCAGCAAATACGCACCAGAGGAAGGCAACAGATATGATGGCATATACAAG GTGGTGAAATATTGGCCAGAAATTGGAAAATGTGGATTTTTAGTTTGGCGCTATCTTCTGAGAAGAGATGATGCTGAACCTGCACCTTGGACTACAGAGGGAATTGAACGGTCAAAGAAATTGGGCCTGAGTTTACAG TACCCAGAAGGCTATTGGGAAGCTATGgcgaataaagaaaagaaagataaagtaAAAAAGCAGCCTGTGAAACaggaatcagtggaacagagcAATGGAAATCAGAAAAGACCTATTAATGATG ACAATATAAAGCAACCTACAAACACAGCCAAAACGATGAAGCTGAGtgatggagggaagggagaagcttTTCAGCTAACGCAGGAACAACAATGGTTGATACAGGAAGACTCTCCAAACCAGAAACTTTGGGATGAAGTTCTTAAATCTCTTAAAGAAGGACCA AATTTTTTGAAGAAACTGGAACAATCCTTTATGTGTGTTTGCTGCCAGGAGCTGGTTTATCAGCCAGTGACCACAGAGTGCCTGCACAATGTCTGTAAA AGCTGTTTACAGCGCTCTTTCAGAGCTGAAGTCTTCACCTGTCCTGCTTGCCGACATGACCTTGGGAAGGGATACACCATGATTCCCAACAAGATACTGCAGACACTACTTGATCAGTTCTTCCCTGGTTATAGCAAAGGACGATGA